The window AGCTGCAGCTCCCAATCGATAAGGTCTACGCGTTTGACGACATCGACCAGGCGTTCGCGCACATGGAGGCGAACAAGCATTTGGGCAAGATCGTCGTGACGGTGCCGTAACCGTCGCTTCCAGACTCGCTCTCGTAGGGTGGGTTAGCGGAGCGTAACCCACCACTTCTGTCGCCGCGGAGATCAAAGAGGTGGGTTACGCCCAGCGTCTGCGCTTTGCGCAGCCGCCGGTCTAACCCACCCTACGAGACGGAGCCAATGGCATCGGCCAGCATTCAATTCAGAAGCATTCGCAATAGCATCGCTCCTGCAACTCACTCGCGACTACTCCTATGGATCGTCGCTTGATGTTCACCTGCGGCCTGCTAAATCCCCGCCATGAGCGGACAACACAGCAAGACATCGGTCGCGGCCATCTCGATCTTCGCCAGCGGCGGCATGGCGGCGGCCAAATTCGTCGTCGGCATCGCGATCGGTTCTCTGGCGCTGATCTCGGAGGCCCTGCATTCCTCGGTCGACCTCGTCGCCACCATCATCACCTGGGCGGTGGTGCGGGTGTCGGACAAGCCGGCCGACGAGCAGCATCATTACGGCCACGGCAAGCTGGAGAGCATCTCCGCGCTCGGCGTCACCGCCCTGCTCTACGTGCTGGCCGGCGGCATTCTGGTCGAGGCCTATAGCCGGCTGCGCGAGGGAACCCCACCGCCGACGATTTCGGCGGTGCCGTTCGTCGTGCTGGTGATCGACATCGTGGTCAATCTCTGGCGCGCCCGCGCGCTGCACCGTGCCGCCCGGGAAACACGGAGCCAGGCGCTGGCGGCCGACGCGCTGCATTTCGCCTCCGACGTCATGGGCTCATTTGCCGTGATCATCGGCCTGATCCTCGCCGGCCTCGGCTTCTGGTGGGGCGACGCCGCGGCCGCTGCCGCGGTCGCCGTGATGATCGCGGCGCTCGGCCTGCGCATGGCGGGCTCGACGGTGCAGACGCTGGTCGACCGTGCCCCCGAAGGCGCCCAGGAGAAGGCCACCGCCGCGATCCGCAGCGTGCCCGGCGTGATCGACGTCGAGCGGCTGCGCCTGCGCATGGTCGGAGCGACGACGTTCATCGACACCATCGCCAAAGTGCCGCGGACCTATCCGATCGACCGCGTCGAGGAGATCAAGCGCGAGGCGCAAGCCGCGGTCAGCAGGGCCTTCGACGACGCCGACCTCACCTTCACCCCGGTGCCGGTGGCCCGCGACAACGAGACCGTGCGCGACCGCATCATGGTGATCGCGCACAATTCGGGCCTCGCCATCCACCACGTCACGGTGCACGATCTGGGTCCGATTCAGGATTTGGGCGGCAAGCTGATCGTCGGCATCGACCTCGAGGTCGACGGCGAGATGCAGCTCGAGGCCGCCCATGATGTCGCCAACACCCTGGAGCGCAATATCCAGGAAGAGTTCGGCGCGGACGTCGAGGTCGACGTCCATATCGAGCCGCTGGAGCCGGAACTCCCGTTCGGCGTCGATGCCACGCCGGAACGGGTGCAGACCGTCACCGCCGCGCTCACGGAATACGCCGCCGGCGGCGAGATCCACGACATCCATAATGTGCGTGTCCGCAACACCGACGCCGGCGAGATCGTCAACTTCCACTGCCGCGCCACGCCGTCGATGAGCGTGATCAAGGTGCACGAGCAAGTCGACGCGATCGAGCGCGCGCTGCGCCGCGCGTTCCCGAGCGTGAAGCGCGTGATCAGCCACGCCGAACCACCGCGCGCGTGAGACGGAAAGTGCGGACAAGCTCCGCGTTCTTGTTTCGGACTCATCACGCACGTGAGTTTGCGGACTCGAAGCGCGCAAACTCTGCATTGGATAAGAATTATTTCGCGTTAACGTTTCGTTGACTCTCGACAGCCTGAGCAAACTGGATTCAAATCGCTGTGATTCGAAAGCGACGTGGGGCTGCTTTCGAACGATGTTGCAAGCAGGTTTTCAGGGGGCCGAAGGCATGGCGCGCGCAGACG is drawn from Bradyrhizobium diazoefficiens and contains these coding sequences:
- a CDS encoding cation diffusion facilitator family transporter; amino-acid sequence: MSGQHSKTSVAAISIFASGGMAAAKFVVGIAIGSLALISEALHSSVDLVATIITWAVVRVSDKPADEQHHYGHGKLESISALGVTALLYVLAGGILVEAYSRLREGTPPPTISAVPFVVLVIDIVVNLWRARALHRAARETRSQALAADALHFASDVMGSFAVIIGLILAGLGFWWGDAAAAAAVAVMIAALGLRMAGSTVQTLVDRAPEGAQEKATAAIRSVPGVIDVERLRLRMVGATTFIDTIAKVPRTYPIDRVEEIKREAQAAVSRAFDDADLTFTPVPVARDNETVRDRIMVIAHNSGLAIHHVTVHDLGPIQDLGGKLIVGIDLEVDGEMQLEAAHDVANTLERNIQEEFGADVEVDVHIEPLEPELPFGVDATPERVQTVTAALTEYAAGGEIHDIHNVRVRNTDAGEIVNFHCRATPSMSVIKVHEQVDAIERALRRAFPSVKRVISHAEPPRA